One Melospiza melodia melodia isolate bMelMel2 chromosome 1, bMelMel2.pri, whole genome shotgun sequence genomic window carries:
- the CLUL1 gene encoding clusterin-like protein 1, whose product MRSSWIFLIHVLCLSGHQCAPTKREEMNLRDNLKQLSEVGEKYVDEEVKKALIGIKQMKIMMERNEDKHIDLMKTLKKSSEEKQQALRLMDEVKARLEEEERQCQVSLKNLWDECESCLESTCMRYYTTCKRGVSTFKRKVEDFLRKIPPLIFTFHEEQGRDIQSNEKPEKEDTQLVKMEDLFSQLLSDVGSIFDRSFIFFKHMQKEFDQSFQTYFMSDLEMSESPSMPALPEVTTRIEGSQRGWGMPGFLQTVFDFSRTVFEGVSEVITDVFDEYRDYRRDVPEQTKDPERSGMFSKIVSGRQRLQCRELRENSSGCPQFHERCQKCQDNLLHDCPNVPELHIKFDEAFKLVNLSGEQYEQILQVVRHHTEDTSYLLNKMKERFGWVSELSNMTIGPENIFNVVKVVPGDPSSKDETVVDVNVLTSPTFTIKVPPNLDPKSPEFIEYIAGKALQLYKQNF is encoded by the exons ATGAGGTCCTCCTGGATATTTCTGATCCATGTGCTGTGTCTGAGTGGCCACCAGTGCGCACCGACGAAGCGGGAGGAGATGAATCTCCGGGACAACCTCAAGC AATTATCTGAAGTTGGAGAGAAGTATGTAGATGAAGAGGTAAAGAAAGCTTTGATTGGTATTAAGCAGATGAAAATTATGATGGAAAGAAACGAAGATAAGCACATAGATCTGATGAAAACCTTGAAGAAGAGCAgtgaagaaaaacag CAAGCCTTGCGACTTATGGATGAAGTAAAGGCAAGACTGGAAGAAGAGGAAAGACAATGTCAAGTATCCTTGAAAAATCTATGGGATGAATGTGAATCTTGTTTAGAAAGTACCTGCATGAGATATTATACAACTTGCAAACGTGGTGTGTCAACCTTTAAGAGAAAG GTTGAAGATTTTTTGAGGAAAATACCTCCACTCATATTTACTTTTCATGAGGAGCAAGGAAGAGACATCCAATCTAATGAAAAGCCTGAGAAAGAGGACACCCAGCTAGTAAAGATGGAAGATTTATTTAGCCAGCTTTTATCGGATGTGGGCTCGATATTTGACAGAAGTTTCATTTTTTTCAAGCACATGCAAAAAGAATTTGACCAGTCTTTTCAGACTTATTTCATGTCTGACCTGGAGATGAGTGAGTCCCCCAGTATGCCAGCTTTACCTGAGGTCACCACCAGAATTGAAGGCTCCCAGAGAGGCTGGGGCATGCCTGGCTTCTTACAGACAGTTTTTGATTTCAGCAGGACAGTGTTCGAAGGTGTCAGCGAGGTGATCACTGATGTGTTTGATGAATACAGAGATTACAGAAGAGATGTGCCAGAACAAACCAAAG ATCCTGAAAGAAGTGGCATGTTTTCAAAAATTGTGTCAGGGCGCCAGAGACTTCAGTGCAGGGAGCTCCGGGAGAACTCCTCCGGATGCCCGCAGTTCCATGAGAGATGCCAGAAATGTCAAGACAATCTCTTGCATG ATTGCCCAAACGTTCCAGAGCTGCACATAAAGTTTGATGAAGCCTTTAAGCTGGTTAATCTCTCAGGGGAGCAGTACGAGCAGATTCTCCAGGTCGTTCGGCATCACACGGAGGACACTTCCTACTTGCTGAACAAAATGAAAGAAAGGTTTGGGTGGGTGTCTGAGCTGTCCAACATGACCATTGGACCAGAAAACATTTTCAACGTAGTTAAG GTGGTACCTGGGGATCCCTCCAGTAAAGACGAAACTGTGGTAGATGTGAATGTTCTGACTTCACCTACTTTCACCATTAAAGTTCCTCCCAACTTAGATCCCAAGAGTCCTGAGTTCATCGAATACATAGCTGGGAAAGCACTCCAATTGTATAAGCAGAATTTTTAA